In Malania oleifera isolate guangnan ecotype guangnan chromosome 8, ASM2987363v1, whole genome shotgun sequence, a single window of DNA contains:
- the LOC131161264 gene encoding uncharacterized protein LOC131161264 isoform X2: MDFHSMKRKELQALCKKHSIPANLTNLEMANRLSLLLKENENPITRFRSCLKNLGEIAHENDSKDVARKLKKVRFSPENDMIEFVNLKTDTGEESPMVMTRAGRRRSCMLKHTSAKEGLVTENVNSVEPFRGVTNNPVRTTRSIVQNSKVDDVPIDGLPLDKKKNARRGMKSQRTEVKNDDSSDEPPLVELGSDVGFKNAHFEEAGGVARRRLRNGEVAGDNSRDGDNGAFVGSKKNPMQKSSRKRGRNSDHSGESKTTAGDGISSEPVKVLRRSKRNLEKAENSELLSGPSEKGQMLKMHTQPQVTGASSGVDSKTVHGIIRQRCKTVAELKDDGIERLKPNEVSPLNGRLRRSRRNTSIYKSIASTAGGIGAHETIGRNKPAMQLKKPLLEREGEANMSDMHSKVFKDNSQDLRLNSSGLDGVINATRKKKSLKRTQKQTQEGVIPVNESGLIVDKPLKRSTCNASKHDPVMPAGGKAVRRKKQQNRLQMPIFEVDVPSKESGLIPEESAIVDAKLSAPEAARSLTSLPMSQIQEAPLDIDEGKLGLWGKSHVNKGSTSMELCPATSELDEDKELGLVSLEGTHTPESVKSVTAGAEQELQISESFVARDMENILQGHEQNLCQSDTHEVGRDDQEQRRDLSYDNVAELEPLEHQYKLSNALVSDAATQARGFSPVHQLDYVGKSAVTVDWRKEVETEKESSADKHSHVSRGFVVDHAAEDDVTSVHKEQNLVKSEEPRGSAEPVIHESVIGDLAIESNESEDTPRNFEDAPQEAREIGEHDTSNRKEITPMERGIDECEPEAPKIWETVSAPHITTPTKSFLPIHESDYLGISARRLEQGRETEAKEEPSTGKCINSRKGFVVDHAAEINRTPVHKEQNFVKFKEQKEVAEPDIHDSIVKDVIEFYESGGTKKHFENDSEARGTGKLSISEGRKITPYKLKEREPEESGYVAPHIVIEEMLSCKTPSTDDELELEEYQLQHLFSITANNANLIEKEEAFDHKAKMRNGATSESETPVANVIVGRFSQERSQKVEKMSENELEEIVYSASTSPIVSKVITDEIPQEDQDAGISRADGGFYPNLAGFSPEESIIIEDEVSGGLKMQCLKALDEGRGMDMHQQALEEGREMDIHQLSFEEESTPMILDETDHDEDKKIEISHAKDEFSADVIAVAVTGSDTKSEHAGISHCSGGTVPITPIHDKGISINNKKMSNFPEQEWNQFLGQFTEAVAMTDSTERADASLDAENCILDEFACGSVDVLERENAKGVKKEINCENQVDVVKEGRDTESSTKSASKELEDGKGVRSANAKSFFKEDLSQPTFGDCSTKGAEKLGVTTDDDDYEEEIVERGCSTKGVEKLGVTTDDDDYKEEIVERGCSIEPHRSNNSVIDDDADMEGIHREANMERSDHVIKEDNVEFFPEIELFDHNGSQERPAQVNYNSDSGLTVRVRNTTEVSHAVELVKAEAQRIKRINVQGDENGGNMLQVSTVGVDMIVSGSGDEYGKMNFSTLNSSTEVGAGVSEDMSADTAIELKHKDGKDVLEELKSKVMPQLDELIASHEHISTDFEVPHKFEENNSHATAANVSTSPEATAEGFGECVEEEEAGKAPIGDHVGNICEDKEVAVHSSHIMGAIKRMDVLKEVENGRTSLPVSLMGLCQVVLDYNDESAKMNAGAMDTSDRTICEDGEGSMEIPDEVAGIMMRSGGLKPGALHNHKEVDSELYGSAPISSFEPISKNTHGADRKGYVATIEENFSLLHTNFDAEKEYGHASLQLAQQNFGDLLVEVSDVNDSKHDFILDSVCKDGRVEADAATDSIEPTPESPKRFSCDCSWNLQKSAEVKSLADTSPSKPETCPPSLLNVSSSHGRGALEFNVESSLFSDWEINLFSGGIEGDEVKKTNLENSETNFMCDHNEDPRETEEEIKMQIAEGADVCEGLSKPNPMMADQHASFFDSEADMGITAEDAEMFQPTFKSPQRKNQVFSARNLNSSMVKGGNINSTLSPGMPKSSAKRLDMKENTPYVKKDQQDSITTGKTKKRQALKDLQAN, translated from the exons ATGGATTTCCACAGCATGAAGAGGAAAGAACTTCAAGCACTGTGCAAGAAGCACTCTATTCCTGCAAATTTGACGAATCTGGAGATGGCAAACAGACTCAGCTTGCTGTTGAAG GAGAACGAAAATCCCATTACTCGGTTCcgatcttgtttaaaaaatttggGCGAGATCGCACATGAAAACGATTCCAAGGATGTGGCAAGGAAATTGAAGAAAGTAAGATTTAGTCCCGAGAATGATATGATTGAATTTGTGAATTTGAAAACGGACACAGGCGAGGAAAGCCCTATGGTGATGACACGGGCAGGGAGGAGGAGGAGTTGTATGTTGAAACATACTTCGGCAAAAGAGGGTCTTGTTACTGAAAATGTCAACAGTGTTGAACCCTTCAGGGGAGTTACCAATAACCCAGTTAGAACGACGAGGTCTATTGTACAAAATTCGAAGGTAGATGATGTGCCTATAGATGGGTTGCCTTTAGACAAGAAAAAGAACGCAAGAAGAGGCATGAAATCTCAAAGGACTGAAGTGAAAAATGACGATTCAAGTGATGAGCCTCCTTTAGTGGAACTGGGTAGTGATGTTGGCTTCAAGAATGCTCATTTTGAAGAGGCTGGAGGGGTGGCAAGAAGGCGATTGAGAAATGGAGAGGTTGCAGGTGACAATTCTAGAGATGGTGACAATGGGGCCTTTGTGGGCTCGAAGAAGAATCCAATGCAAAAAAGTTCAAGAAAGAGGGGGAGGAATTCAGATCATAGCGGTGAAAGCAAGACGACTGCAGGAGATGGTATAAGTTCTGAACCTGTGAAGGTATTGAGGAGATCAAAAAGAAACTTGGAAAAGGCTGAAAACTCTGAACTGTTGAGTGGACCATCGGAAAAGGGACAAATGCTGAAAATGCATACACAGCCACAGGTTACAGGGGCATCATCAGGAGTAGATAGCAAAACGGTACATGGGATAATTAGGCAAAGATGCAAAACAGTCGCCGAACTCAAGGATGATGGCATAGAACGTTTGAAACCAAATGAGGTGTCTCCCCTGAATGGACGTCTGAGGAGGTCCAGGCGCAATACGTCAATTTATAAGTCTATTGCATCCACTGCTGGAGGGATCGGAGCACATGAAACCATTGGAAGGAATAAGCCAGCAATGCAGCTGAAGAAACCTCTTctggagagagaaggagaagctAATATGAGTGACATGCATTCAAAGGTTTTTAAAGACAATAGTCAGGACTTGAGATTGAACTCGAGTGGATTGGATGGCGTCATCAATGCCACAAGAAAGAAAAAGTCACTCAAGCGAACTCAAAAGCAGACTCAGGAAGGAGTCATTCCTGTGAATGAGAGTGGCCTGATCGTTGACAAACCACTTAAACGATCCACATGTAATGCTTCTAAACATGACCCTGTCATGCCTGCTGGTGGTAAAGCTGTCAGAAGGAAGAAGCAACAGAATAGATTGCAAATGCCAATTTTTGAAGTGGATGTTCCATCAAAGGAGAGTGGTCTGATTCCTGAAGAATCTGCAATTGTAGATGCTAAATTGTCAGCGCCTGAAGCTGCACGAAGTTTGACTAGTCTGCCTATGAGCCAAATCCAGGAAGCTCCTCTAGATATTGACGAGGGGAAACTGGGACTCTGGGGGAAATCTCATGTAAACAAGGGCAGTACTTCTATGGAGCTTTGCCCAGCCACCTCCGAGTTAGACGAAGATAAAGAATTAGGGTTGGTGAGTTTGGAGGGGACTCATACTCCAGAAAGTGTGAAATCAGTCACTGCTGGTGCAGAGCAGGAATTGCAGATCAGTGAATCCTTTGTTGCCAGAGATATGGAGAACATCTTACAGGGACATGAACAAAACTTGTGTCAAAGTGATACTCATGAGGTTGGCAGGGATGATCAGGAGCAAAGAAGAGATTTAAGTTATGATAATGTGGCTGAATTGGAACCACTAGAGCACCAATACAAATTAAGCAATGCACTTGTTTCTGATGCTGCAACTCAAGCTAGAGGTTTCTCACCAGTTCACCAATTAGATTATGTGG GTAAATCTGCTGTCACCGTTGACTGGCGGAAAGAAGTGGAAACTGAGAAAGAGTCATCAGCAGACAAACACAGCCATGTAAGTAGGGGTTTTGTGGTTGATCATGCGGCTGAAGATGATGTAACTTCTGTTCACAAGGAGCAGAACTTGGTCAAATCTGAAGAACCAAGAGGCAGTGCTGAACCAGTCATTCATGAGTCGGTAATTGGAGATCTTGCTATTGAATCTAATGAGAGTGAAGATACCCCAAGAAACTTTGAAGATGCCCCTCAAGAAGCAAGAGAAATTGGTGAGCATGATACTTCTAATAGAAAGGAAATTACTCCAATGGAGAGAGGAATTGATGAATGTGAACCAGAGGCTCCTAAAATATGGGAAACTGTTTCAGCACCACATATAACAACACCTACTAAAAGTTTCTTGCCTATTCACGAATCAGATTATCTGG GTATATCTGCTCGTAGGTTGGAACAGGGAAGAGAAACAGAAGCGAAAGAAGAGCCATCAACAGGAAAATGCATAAATTCCCGAAAAGGTTTTGTGGTTGATCATGCAGCTGAAATTAACAGAACTCCTGTTCATAAAGAACAGAACTTTGTGAAGTTCAAAGAGCAAAAAGAAGTTGCTGAACCAGATATTCATGATTCAATTGTTAAGGACGTTATTGAATTTTATGAGAGTGGAGGTACCAAGAAACATTTTGAAAATGACTCAGAAGCAAGAGGAACTGGCAAACTTAGTATTTCTGAAGGAAGAAAAATCACTCCATATAAATTGAAGGAGAGAGAACCTGAAGAATCAGGTTATGTGG CTCCTCATATTGTTATTGAAGAAATGCTTTCCTGTAAGACTCCTTCCACAGATGACGAACTAGAACTAG AAGAATATCAACTTCAACATCTGTTTTCCATAACAGCCAATAATGCAAATCTTATTGAAAAAGAAGAAGCCTTTGATCACAAAGCCAAAATGAGGAATGGAGCAACGTCTGAAAGTGAGACTCCGGTGGCCAATGTTATCGTTGGAAGATTCAGTCAAGAGAGGTCTCAGAAAGTAGAGAAAATGAGTGAAAATGAACTTGAAGAAATTGTTTACAGTGCAAGTACATCACCAATTGTCAGCAAGGTTATCACTGATGAGATTCCCCAAGAAGATCAGGATGCGGGAATCTCAAGAGCAGATGGCGGTTTCTATCCTAATTTAGCAGGATTCTCCCCTGAAGAAAGTATAATTATAGAGGATGAAGTAAGTGGAGGCTTAAAGATGCAATGTCTCAAAGCTTTAGACGAAGGTAGAGGTATGGATATGCATCAGCAAGCTTTGGAGGAAGGTAGAGAGATGGATATACATCAGCTTTCTTTTGAAGAAGAAAGTACTCCAATGATTTTAGATGAGACTGATCATGATGAggacaaaaaaattgaaatttctcATGCAAAGGATGAATTTAGTGCAGATGTAATTGCAGTAGCTGTTACAGGCAGTGATACAAAAAGTGAGCATGCTGGAATAAGTCATTGTTCTGGAGGAACTGTGCCAATCACACCCATTCATGATAAAG GCATCAGTATCAATAACAAAAAGATGTCTAATTTCCCAGAACAAG AATGGAACCAATTTCTAGGCCAATTTACTGAAGCAGTAGCTATGACAGATTCAACTGAAAGAGCAGATGCTTCACTTGATGCTGAAAATTGCATTTTAGATGAGTTTGCTTGTGGGAGTGTTGATGTTCTGGAGAGAGAAAATGCAAAAGGtgtgaaaaaagaaataaattgtgAGAATCAAGTGGATGTTGTAAAGGAGGGAAGAGATACAGAGTCTTCTACAAAATCAGCTTCAAAGGAGTTGGAAGATGGAAAGGGGGTTAGAAGTGCAAATGCAAAGAGCTTTTTCAAGGAGGATTTAAGTCAACCTACTTTTGGAGACTGCAGTACCAAAGGAGCGGAAAAGTTAGGAGTGACtactgatgatgatgattatgaaGAGGAGATTGTGGAGAGAGGCTGCAGTACCAAAGGAGTGGAAAAGTTAGGAGTTACTACAGATGATGATGATTATAAAGAGGAGATTGTGGAGAGAGGATGCAGTATTGAACCTCACCGAAGCAATAATTCAGTAATTGATGATGATGCTGATATGGAAGGAATCCATAGAGAAGCCAACATGGAACGCAGTGATCATGTCATCAAGGAAGATAATGTGGAGTTCTTCCCAGAAATTGAGCTCTTTGACCACAACGGCTCTCAGGAGAGGCCTGCGCAGGTTAATTATAATTCTGATTCAGGCTTAACTGTGAGGGTTAGGAATACAACTGAAGTTTCTCATGCTGTTGAACTGGTTAAAGCTGAAGCCCAGCGCATCAAAAGAATCAATGTACAGGGGGATGAAAATGGTGGAAATATGCTACAAGTCAGTACAGTGGGAGTTGACATGATAGTTTCAGGTAGTGGAGATGAATATGGAAAGATGAATTTCAGTACTCTAAATAGTTCAACTGAGGTTGGCGCTGGAGTTTCAGAGGACATGTCTGCTGATACAGCAATAGAATTAAAGCACAAGGATGGTAAAGATGTCCTGGAGGAGTTAAAGAGCAAGGTCATGCCACAACTTGATGAACTCATTGCTTCGCATGAACATATTTCCACTGATTTTGAAGTTCCTCACAAGTTTGAGGAGAACAATTCTCACGCAACAGCAGCTAATGTCAGTACTTCACCAGAAGCCACTGCAGAGGGTTTTGGTGAATGCGTGGAGGAAGAGGAAGCGGGGAAAGCACCAATAGGTGATCACGTTGGTAATATCTGTGAAGACAAGGAAGTTGCAGTGCACAGCTCTCATATAATGGGAGCCATTAAGAGAATGGATGTGCTGAAGGAGGTGGAAAATGGAAGGACATCCTTACCGGTTAGTTTGATGGGGCTCTGTCAGGTGGTTTTAGATTACAATGATGAATCAGCGAAGATGAATGCTGGGGCTATGGATACTTCAGACAGGACCATATGTGAGGACGGTGAAGGCAGTATGGAGATACCTGATGAAGTTGCAGGGATTATGATGCGAAGTGGTGGCTTGAAACCTGGTGCTCTTCATAATCACAAAGAAGTGGACTCAGAGCTGTATGGAAGTGCCCCTATCAGTTCATTTGAACCCATCTCTAAGAATACTCATGGTGCAGATAGAAAAGGATATGTTGCAACAATTGAAGAAAATTTCAGTTTGCTGCACACTAATTTTGATGCTGAGAAGGAATATGGTCATGCTTCACTGCAACTTGCTCAACAGAATTTTGGTGATCTGTTGGTGGAAGTTTCTGATGTCAATGACAGCAAACATGATTTTATACTGGATAGTGTTTGTAAAGATGGTAGAGTAGAAGCAGATGCAGCTACTGATTCTATTGAACCAACACCTGAGTCTCCCAAGAGATTTAGCTGTGATTGTAGTTGGAACTTGCAAAAGTCTGCTGAAGTCAAATCACTTGCTGATACTTCTCCCTCCAAACCTGAAACGTGTCCTCCCTCTTTGTTGAATGTCTCATCTTCTCATG GACGAGGAGCCTTGGAGTTCAATGTTGAATCCAGCCTGTTCAGTGATTGGGAAATTAATTTATTCTCTGGAGGTATTGAAGGAGATGAAGTCAAGAAAACAAATTTAGAGAATTCAGAAACCAATTTTATGTGTGATCATAATGAGGATCCCAGGGAGACGGAAGAAGAAATCAAGATGCAAATTGCTGAAGGAGCAGATGTGTGTGAGGGCTTGTCAAAACCAAATCCCATGATGGCAGATCAACATGCTTCATTCTTTGATTCGGAGGCTGATATGG GCATTACTGCTGAAGATGCTGAGATGTTCCAACCAACATTCAAATCTCCTCAGAGAAAAAACCAAGTGTTTTCAGCTAGGAATTTGAACTCATCCATGGTGAAAGGTGGTAATATTAACAGTACTTTGAGTCCAGGTATGCCAAAGAGTTCGGCCAAGAGGCTTGACATGAAAGAGAATACACCGTACGTCAAGAAAGATCAACAGGATAGTATCACAACTGGGAAAACAAAAAAGAGGCAGGCCTTGAAGGATCTTCAAGCAAATTAG